DNA sequence from the Epinephelus moara isolate mb chromosome 3, YSFRI_EMoa_1.0, whole genome shotgun sequence genome:
GAAACAGGGTTTCAACCTTCGGACACCTCTGTGTGCGAGGGAGAGAAACATACTTTGACTGCTCTTGACTTCACTTTATAATTCCAATGGAAAGTTCAGTTTGTAAAGAGTAGAGGGGGAGCTGCTTCAAACTGGGGTCATTCCATAGAATGTTACATGTATGATCAAACTCTATGTTGTGGAAATATCGTTGAGTTCTCACTGTGAATTTTCAAGGAATTGATGTTCCTATATTTGTGATTACAGTTTCACTTGCGGTGTGGCAGCGCGTGACTGTGAATAAAGGTCAGACCCTCATCTTAAGCTGCCCACTTACTAATGCTCACAAAAACAACGTGGACTGGAAGAACCCCGAAGGATATGTTATGTTCTTCAATCGCATCAGAGGTGAAGGTGACAAACCTTTTGTTTCTATCTCAACTACAAATGTTGTATAAGCAGTGACATAAATGTCTCATGTTTAGAGCCAAAGTTACAAGATTCTTTTTCGAATTAAAGACATTAAACATCTCTTTAATTCCCCTCCCTCCCAGCTTTAAAGGACAAGCGCTACAGCATCATCAAACTGTCTGCGTCAGAATTCACTGTCAGTATTTCCAATATCACCCTCAAAGATGGGGGCAACTACACCTGCTCTCAGTATGGCGACCACACAGCGGAGAGGAAAGTGGAGGTGACAGTGTTAGGTGAGAGTAATGCTGTACTTGACTGGCTCACAGAAGCTTGTCACAATATGATACTAACGTAACATTACTACTGCAGCTATAACCTTTACTATGACTCACCATAAGCATTGTATTGTTAGTGTCATGAGCACTTCATGATCATAACATTTGCTCTGATGCggatttttttaaaggccaTCCCAGGATGAAAATGGCAAAGCATGACGGAAACTTTGTCATAAAATGCACTGCTGAGGCAAACCACTATCCTCCCCAGATCTTTTGGAAACTGAATAATGGGCCTGAACTTTTTGGTAAGTTTGTAATAATTGAAGCTGTGAACTTAGAGTAAACTGCTAAGCTACATTGTTATGAAGAAGTAAACCAAAGTGAGGCATGAAGGTACTGTAACATGAATTTGACTCACAAAGGCACATCGGCTGCCATTTTTAGCCgcatgtttgtggttttgtatCTTGCACACTGCTATTCTCTATTTAGTTCTCTTAGTGCTGGTCTGCACTCTGCTCAATGAGACATTTTTTATCCTGCAGACAGTGCAGACTGTCACAGCTTTTttaaggccctgtctacacgtgtgtttgaaaacagatattttcacactctgttttaaaaaataattctgtcCACATGACCTTCATTTTACAACATATCTTCGTCCACACTAGACACAAATTGATGCCAAACGCTCACCCGCATTAGCTGTCTGTAGCAGTCTCCCCTCTTCACAGAGGTAGTTACGTGCACAGGCGaacattaccttttttcaaaacacctactGGAGATCTCATCACTGTTTATTTCCCTCCGATGTAAGAACGAAAGAGCTTACTCAAACATGCcagtgatgctctggacataGAAAAGATTTCCTTCCACTGCTCATCGACAACAATTCCACTCTGGAAAttgtcccaccatctgctggtttggCCGGTCCTGATGATCCTAAACTGCCGTTTCTGGTAGACTTTTAACAGCAGACACTGAGGTGGAGCAAAAACATCAGATGCCTCCATTCATCTGTGAAGTGGTGCAGTAATACTAAGTTTAAGTGTTAAGAAGTCATAagaccaagcagtgctaacaaaacgtaGTACGCAAACCAGTAGTCcaccgggaactgcccattggttcgacagcccattggttcaacatcccattgttccgaagtccgttccgaaatcatcatgatgccctgtggttaaggtctggttagagccgttcagcaccgcggacagtcagactaatgggatgtcgaaccaatgggctgtcgaaccaatgacatggacccagtcCACCATTGTTGTTTTATTAGCTTTAAGCAAGAACATCTCCTAAATGCTCCATTTTACTTgtccacacagatacacagtaCGCGGAGGTTTGAAAAATCTGTACCTTCTAattcaggttttattttatCCAGTAGTTTTGTGCATGGTGCAATACACACTTATGAAAAAAATAGTATGTTTGGACACCTCTCATTATTTCTGAACACCCAGCTCTTTTTACTGGCCATTGCAGTTGCACTTTTGTAGGTGTATCAAAATTAGATTCAGAAACCACAGAGTGGGCTCATCTCTTGATGATCTCACCTGCCTCATTTACCGTAATGTTTATCCACTTATGGTGGGTTGGTAGGTGTTAAAGCCCCGATGACGACCATAACCTTTAAAATTTGACAGAACTTAACACTTCTACAAATATATAGTCctactaatgtttttttttttaattttgaatgtCACAGATTAAAGTATGATATGATGGTTCTTGGCAACTGCTGCCAGCTGATCCACCTGCTTAGAAATTGATACTAATGACATCTGTCCTATTCCACAGGTCAAGCCCAAGTCCATCGTGAAGACAAAAAATATGTCACAATAGTTATGTTACACCTTCGCCCTGTGGAGAACAGAGTCACTGTGAAATGCCTTGTTCGCCAcccagctctgcactcaggaccTCTGATGAACTTTGTCAAAATTGGCAAAGAATGTGAGTACAATTCAtttcatctaaaaataaatctcACCACTAGCTCCAATTTTAGTGACTACAACTTCGGAAGGTCTTGGGTCAAAGATTTCCCCAGCAGAGAAAAATTTGTAAAAACGACCCATGAATTAACCAAAGCTTGTTTACTTTAAAGCACTTCTGCATAAATGGTGATATTTGAGGAACAGTGAAAACGTGGTTGTGTCGTCACAAAACTGCAAGCACTGGAGAGGGATTTTTCTCATGAGTTACTCCATGACACTGTCTAAAGCGCCAGACTGTGAAACTTGACcgaccaaaaataaaaaaaaacaccccctGTATTTCCTCTTTCTGTATGTTGCAAATGGTGTTGTTTCCTGTATTCTAATGAAAACAGATGTGTGACTTGTCGGTTAATGAAATGTCAGCATGAATTCTCACTTTGATTTTCCAATAATTAAATACTGTTTCTCCTTATCAATAATGTAATTCCCCTCTTTGTCACAGCGCCAACCCCCCAGCGGACAACCACAACCACTTCACCCACAACCCAGCCTCAGGGGTCAACTGAGGTCCCAAGAACAACAACTGGCTGGTTCAGACCAGGGAGAACAACACGGTACCTCACAACCAGAGACGTGAACAGGCCTTCATCAGAGAGCTCCATAAAGTTATCAACTGTCCCCTCCAGTGAGCCAGAGACGGTCATAACAACCACTAAACCACCTCTGAACCCTGATACATCCACAGGCTCACATCTAAGCACTCATGGTAAatgaaactgttttcttttgcaTTTGATTTGGATGTCACATGATCTTCAAGTTACAAAATATTCCACATCAGATGGCATACACCTTAAATGCTCAATATCCATGAAACATAACAATGTCTACATGAATTTATTTAACTGTACATTATCTAAAAAAGGAAAGTAAACTTTACATCACAAATATGGAAGGATAAATGGACCTTAAATGGTTTTCCACTATGCTACCTCCCGTATTTATGGCTTTGTATGAAACGTGTATAATATTAAACATACTGTCAGCCTGTGGGATGGAAACTACAGCCACTCAGCTTTCACTAGTGCATTTTGATCAGGCACTTAACCACTGTAGTCGTGATACCACTAGAAGAGCTTCCTGTGACGGAAGTGTCAAGAGTATAGTGCGAAACTGAATTATGTTTGATGTAGTCATAGACTCTGGGAATGGAAATGTCAGGCTACATGCAGTTGAAGTGACTTTCCGAGATATACTGTACAGATCATCATGAGAGATTTGAGATCCCAGTTcgaaaaaaatgctgtttccaTTTTCTTGAATATTTAAATTCAGAGGTTTGaacctttaaaaacataaagataATATGTCAAAGATGAATCAATTTTGACATGAAAAGTTACACAGAACCTCACAGTTCCAATCTTTTTGAATGAAATTTGGTTATCTGCTTGTTATCATGAATTAgggaaattattaaaaaaaaaaaaaaaaaaaaaaaatttctgaCTTCTAGATTCTCATGAGGCTTATTTATCTATACATCTTCATTTCTTTTAGATGACTCAACAACCTCTGTATTGTCGGCCTCAACCAGGACGAGGAATGATACCATCAGTAATTCAACAGCCACAACAGGTATGCTTTCCATCCAGTGTACTGTAGGAGTATCTGCAAAACTATTCTTTACAAACGTCTGTCTGATCCCACCTAGTGGTTATTCTGAACAAACACAACTGAGTTGTTCCTTTTAGAAAACAGGGTTGACTGCAGCAGCTTATTTAagtttgtgatatttactgtgaCTTTCTTTCTCATGACCCCTTAAAGGCTGGACATTTGTCTCTGAGACAACAGAGGAGATCATATCCTACAAccaaacagagggaaacagaacAGGTAAGGTCACACTGTTAACATTATCAGATGCCTGCATTGCTCAGACTAAAGTTCAGTTGTTCTGGtatgaaaaagacaatgagaTAACAATGAGATAAAAATGTGTACTCGGCTTACAGAAACTAAAGTTTTGCTGAACAAACTAACCAGCATTGTGTCTATTCCCAGGAAGCGTTAATGACTCAAACATGCAGAAAGGAACTAAAGGAAATTCCTCATTGCTGGTTTTTCTGGTGACTTGCCTGATCGCCGGCCTACTGGTGGTAGTCATTTTTTTTGCCATCAAGCTGAGAAGGGCACACATCGCCTGGAAGAGAGGTGAGCAGACCACATTCCCAGTTTCTGCATTGCATCTAATCACACCAACAACATCAGACTGAAGCTGCCATTTGAACTTACGTCAGGGCCTTACATTAATGAGGCAAATCTCACATTATTATCTCACAGATAATCTCATTATTATTAAGTTTCTCAAGTGATCTGTCTTCTGCTTCATGTGTGATCTAAAACATCAGTAAAAGCGTAAAATACATAGACTATGGAGTAGTTACACCACAAtgctgcaagtgtttttttattttttgaatgtatttttgtttaaagaaaacatgtgacagtttttattgttacagaaaatgaggaGTCGGATCAATCCGAGGAGAGCAGTAAATCAAAGTTAAGCCAGGAAGACAAGAACCCCCAAGGACAAAGGAGGAGAGGTAAGCGGATGATTCAGCACGCCTTTTAATTAAAGCCTCTGATCAGAGGCAACATGGAAATGTACTGAAATACATTTGTGCCAGCAGAGACTGTAATCCACCTACAACTATTTGAATTCCTCTCTTTCCCATGACATGCTTTGTGAGTTAGGACATGGataatttacagaaatgttgtgcTATAAGTCATAAGTTAATTTATCAAATCATCAAATGCAACTTTCAGTTTTAGGAAATGAATGAAGCTCAGTATAACATGGCTGGGAGGCATGTTTGCTCACTGTTGGCAGCCTTGGGAAAAATTCAACCTAGCTTGCTGCCAAGCACAGTCTCTGATGACACACTCGTCTTTCCATAGAAACAGGGTGGCAACCTGTCTCTGTGATGAATCATTGATTGTGaaacactctctctctctctctctccctctctctccctctctctccctctctcacaggGATCTTCAACACGGCATTCACGCAGTATGTCGTTGAAACACCAACAGTGATAACCTCAGTGATAAACACTTCTGCgatggcagcaacagagagTGAAAATAAAGAGCAGGATTCTCAACCTCAAAGCCCGCCACAAACTCCAGCCAAGAGCAACATAAAGGAGACAGAGCTATAACGATCTGTAAAATACAGCATTGATAACAATAGCAATATCATCAGCACTTTTGCTATGCTTGTATATTAAGCTGAATAGCTTTTTTATTGCACCTGTAAGAAAGAGTATGTTTACACAGAAAAGAATGTGACAACTTGCTAATACCCAAAGTACTGTATTGTACCCTGTAAATTCTGTatacattttgtgtttacatgtaccaataaattatattttgctACAACACAATGACCCTCTTTGTTTAAACATGGATGGAAGATGTTTAAGGGAAATAGTAGCTACTGAATGTGACTCCAATATGTGTGTAGCCCTTTAAAAGGCTTTGCTATTCACTGACCGCTATAGAGGTTCCGCCTCGGCACCCTGAGACAGAGCTTGGCACTCACCACCCTGTCAAGAGGGAGTGAACACACCTTACAAAACACAAGTGCACCTGCTGTTCACCCTCCCTTTtgaaatcaacaacaacaatagaaCAGGGGCCAGCTGGGCCTGTAGTTGAAGGGTTTGGCATGTATTCATAGAACTGGAGTTACAACTACTTATTTCTATTTTGACTGTATTATGAGTTTTAGGTTTCAATATTGGTACATACCGGAGGCAAAAGCCATTATGGATGTGATGTAATGTGATGGGCCTGAATCTGTGCATACAGCAACTCAGACTAAATTGCTGACTGGGCAGAAAGAAGTTATGAAGCCTGTAAATCCATGGTAACCCCACAGACTTTACACTGAGCACAAGCACTGAGTGAGACATACAAACAGACATCATATCCCTAAGGCATGACAGCACAAAGGTAGAGATGGGAGTCCATGAATAAGAAGATAATGGTGACTATGATGGCAGCCTGTGCACAATGCAAggctcactctctctctccagatATTCTGGAAATCAGTAGTTATCTGCCATTTATTTCAAGTGTGTTCACTCAGAACAGTGTTGCATTAATATTATAGAGCCTACAAGACCTCTTGGACATTAGATTTCACTACTTGGACAAGTTAATTGTTTATTCCAGTGATCTTCAAGACATCAGAGGCTACAAACAGCTCGTCATGAGTCATGAGTGCTTGCAGGCACAGTTGAGAACTTAAAGGGGAAGAGGGGAAGGCTAAATGCTAAGTTAAAGCTCAGCCCCCATCGACTTTCTCTGCCTAGAATTTTCCTCTGCAATATACGGTCTCTGGCAGACAGAATGGATGAGCTGTGGCTGTGGATAATCACTCATTAAACCATTTTGGACAGTAACATTATAATTTCTACAGAAACATGG
Encoded proteins:
- the LOC126388312 gene encoding cytotoxic and regulatory T-cell molecule isoform X1 encodes the protein MELKLQLFVFVLLIQVSLAVWQRVTVNKGQTLILSCPLTNAHKNNVDWKNPEGYVMFFNRIRGEALKDKRYSIIKLSASEFTVSISNITLKDGGNYTCSQYGDHTAERKVEVTVLGHPRMKMAKHDGNFVIKCTAEANHYPPQIFWKLNNGPELFGQAQVHREDKKYVTIVMLHLRPVENRVTVKCLVRHPALHSGPLMNFVKIGKESPTPQRTTTTTSPTTQPQGSTEVPRTTTGWFRPGRTTRYLTTRDVNRPSSESSIKLSTVPSSEPETVITTTKPPLNPDTSTGSHLSTHDDSTTSVLSASTRTRNDTISNSTATTGWTFVSETTEEIISYNQTEGNRTGSVNDSNMQKGTKGNSSLLVFLVTCLIAGLLVVVIFFAIKLRRAHIAWKRENEESDQSEESSKSKLSQEDKNPQGQRRRGIFNTAFTQYVVETPTVITSVINTSAMAATESENKEQDSQPQSPPQTPAKSNIKETEL
- the LOC126388312 gene encoding cytotoxic and regulatory T-cell molecule isoform X2, whose protein sequence is MELKLQLFVFVLLIQVSLAVWQRVTVNKGQTLILSCPLTNAHKNNVDWKNPEGYVMFFNRIRALKDKRYSIIKLSASEFTVSISNITLKDGGNYTCSQYGDHTAERKVEVTVLGHPRMKMAKHDGNFVIKCTAEANHYPPQIFWKLNNGPELFGQAQVHREDKKYVTIVMLHLRPVENRVTVKCLVRHPALHSGPLMNFVKIGKESPTPQRTTTTTSPTTQPQGSTEVPRTTTGWFRPGRTTRYLTTRDVNRPSSESSIKLSTVPSSEPETVITTTKPPLNPDTSTGSHLSTHDDSTTSVLSASTRTRNDTISNSTATTGWTFVSETTEEIISYNQTEGNRTGSVNDSNMQKGTKGNSSLLVFLVTCLIAGLLVVVIFFAIKLRRAHIAWKRENEESDQSEESSKSKLSQEDKNPQGQRRRGIFNTAFTQYVVETPTVITSVINTSAMAATESENKEQDSQPQSPPQTPAKSNIKETEL